The following is a genomic window from Bordetella petrii.
CGCGCGAGAACGTCAAGGCGCTACGCAAGAACGTGCTGGCCAAGTGCTACGGCGGCGACATCACCCGCAAGAAAAAACTTCTCGAAAAGCAGAAAGCCGGCAAGAAACGCATGAAGCAGGTGGGCAGCGTCGAGATCCCCCAGGAAGCGTTCCTGGCCATCCTGCAAGTCGAAGACAAGTAGCGAGAAAAAGGCCTTTATATGAGCTGGAATTTTGCGCTGATACTTTTTGTGCTGCTGGTGGTTACCGGCATCATCTGGGTGCTCGACGTGGCCGTGCTGCGGCGCCGCCGCGCGCAGCGCGCGCAGGCCGCGGCCGACGGCGTCGACACCGCGTATGCCGCCGACCCCCAGGAAGCCGCGCGCCTGCGCCAAGAGGCGGCCGCGGCGGCCGGGCGCATTCCCTGGTGGGTTGAATACGCCGTCAGCTTTTTTCCGGTGATCCTGTTCGTGTTCGTGCTGCGATCTTTCGTCGTCGAGCCGTTCCGCATTCCGTCAGGCTCGATGCTGCCTACCCTGCAGTCGGGCGACCTGATCCTGGTCAACAAGTACAGCTACGGCATCCGGCTGCCCATCATTGACAAGAAGGTCGTCGAAGTCGGTGCGCCGCAGCGCGGCGACGTGGTGGTGTTCCGGTATCCGGTCGACCCCACCGTGGACTACATCAAGCGCATTGTCGGCCTGCCCGGCGATGAGGTCGCGTATGTGGACAAAAAGCTCTACGTGAATGGTCAACTGGTGCCGCACCAGCGCGACGGCGAGTATTTCGAGCCTGACAGGGTTTCGTACATTGCTCAGTATAAAGAGAAATTGGGCGACGTTAGCCACGATATCCTGCTTGATGAAGGAAAATCGCAGATTTACGGGCCTATCTGGAAGTTTCCGGGGCTGAGCAACTGCGATTACGCCCGTAATGGAGTACGCTGCAAAGTACCCGAAGGCCATTATTTCGCCATGGGCGACAACCGGGACAACAGCGCCGACAGCCGCTACTGGGGGTTCGTCCCTGACGCTAATATCGTCGGGAAGGCATTCTTCATCTGGATGAACTTCAGCGATCTCAGCCGCATCGGCAGCTTTAACTGACATGTCCCTCGCCACGCTGGAAACCCGCCTGGATCACCGCTTCGGCAACGCCGCTCTGCTTGAGCAGGCGTTGACGCACCGCAGCCACAGCGCTCGCCACAACGAGCGCCTCGAGTTCCTGGGCGATTCCGTGCTGAATTTCGTCGTGGCGGCCATGTTGTTCGAACGCTTTCCGAAACTCGATGAAGGCGATTTGTCGCGCTTGCGCGCCAACTTGGTCAAACAGGCCTCGCTGGCCGACATCGGCCAGCGGCTGGAGTTGTCGCAATACCTGCGGCTGGGCGAGGGCGAACTGAAAAGCGGCGGCTTCCGGCGTCCGTCCATCCTGGCCGACGCGGTCGAGGCCATTTTCGGGGCGGCGTTCCTGGATGGCGGCTTCGATACGGCGCGCAAGGTGATCGTGCGGCAATACCAGCCGGTGCTGGCCAGCGTCGACCCCAAGACGCTGGGCAAAGACGCCAAGACCCTGCTCCAGGAATTCCTGCAGGGTCGCAAGCTGGCCCTGCCCCTATATACCGTGGTGGCCACGCATGGCGCGGCCCATAGCCAGCAGTTCGAGGTCGAATGCGCCATTCCGGCGCTCGAAATCAAAGTGGTGGCGCCCGGCGCCAGCCGGCGCGCCGCCGAACAATCGGCCGCCAAGCTGGCGCTTGAAGCCGCGCAGGCAGCCAGTCCCGCGCGCGCCGTGCGCAAGCAAGGCAAGGCTCGCAAAGCCGCGCAATTGTCACTGCCGGTGGCGGTGGCCCAAGAGGTCAAATGAGCAATACCCCTTTCCGAACCGGCTTCGTTGCCGTGGTCGGGCGCCCCAATGTGGGCAAGTCCACCCTGACCAATGCCTTGATCGGCTCGAAAATCTCCATTGTCTCGCGCAAGGCGCAGACAACGCGCCACCGCATCCATGGCGTGCTCACCCGCGAACACGAGCAGTTCGTGTTCGTCGATACGCCGGGCTTCCAGACGCGCCACGGCGGCGCCATGAACCGCATGATGAATCGCGTGGTCACCCAGGCCCTGGCCGAGGTCGACGTGGTGGTGCATGTGGTCGAGGCGGGCAAATGGACCGACGGCGACGCCAAGCTGTTGCCGCTGCTGCCCGACGCCAGGCGCACTATCCTGGTGGTCAGCAAGATCGACGCCGTGAAGCGGCGCGACGAGCTGTTCGCCTTCGTATCCAAGATTGTTGCGCAGCATCCCTACGACGCCGTGGTGCCGGTCAGCGCCGTCAAGTCGCAGCAGCTCGACCAGCTGCTGGATGAAATCGCCGCGCGCCTGCCCGAAGGCGAGCCGCTGTTCGAAGAAGACACGCTGACCGACCGGCCCATGCGCTTCATCGCCGCCGAGCTGCTGCGCGAGAAAATCTTCCGGCTGGTTGGCGACGAGCTGCCCTACGGCTGTACCGTCGTCATCGAGCAGTGGGAAGAAACCGACAAGAATCTGCGCGTGGCGGCCTGCGTGGTGGTCGAACGCGACAGCCATCGGCCCATCCTGCTAGGCGCCGGCGGCGTGCACATGAAGCGCATCGCCACCGAAGCGCGCCAAGACATCGCCAAACTGGTCGACAAGCCTGTGCACCTCGAGGTGTATATCAAGGTGCGCAAGGGCTGGTCCGATCGCGAAAGCGCGCTGCGCGACCTGGGCTATGAGTAGACGGGCGCACCGCGTCCAGGATTGCGCTGCCTATATGCTCCACGCCACCGCGTGGCGCGAAACCTCGCTGATCGTCCAGAGTTTTTCCCGTGAGCACGGTTGCGTGGCGCTGGTGGCCAAGGGCGCCAAGCGCCCGTATTCGGTGCTGCGGCCTGTGTTGTCGGCGTTCCAGCCCCTGCTGTTGTCCTGGAGCGGCGCCGGCGAAGTCAAGACGCTGACCCGTGCCGAGGTGGCGGGCCTGCGGCCCCTGGCCGGCACGGCCCTGATGTCGGCCTGGTACATGAACGAGTTGCTCTTGCGCCTGTTGCCGCGCGAAGATGCGCACCCGGCGCTGTTCGACGCCTACGACACGGCCCTGCAGCAACTGGCGGGCGGCACGCGGGCGGCCGGCGCGCTGCGGCGCTTCGAATGGACTCTGTTGCGCGAAACCGGCTATGGCATTGACCAGGAAGCGCCCGATTTCGACGACCCCGCCATCGAGCCCGCCTTGCGCCGCGACCTGCGCGAGCGCCTGGCCGCCAACCTGGCGGGCCGTCCGCTGGCCACCCGGCGGGTGCTGCTGGATCTGCAGAAGCTGTAGCGGTGACTGTGGCTGTAGCTGTGGCTGTAGCTGTAGCTGTAGCTGTGGCTGTGGCTGTGGCTGTGGGTGGCTGTGGGTGGCTGTAGCTGGCTGTAGCTGTGGCTGTAACTGACGGTGGCCATCGCCATCGCCGCAGCCGACTCTGAACGGCGCAGGTGTCTGACTCCCGCAGGGTGTCAGACACCTGAGTGGGCCGATAGTCCAGCCACATCGGTGTCCGACACCCTGCGGGAGTCAGACACCTGGCTACCGCGGCCCACAAGAGAGCCAGACACTCGGCACACTTTCACTTCTACCACCTTCACTTCCGTCCCTTCATTTCCGTCCCCGTCACGTCCGTCCCGTTCACGTCCGTCCCGTTCAAGCCTGTCCCGTTCAGGCCCGTCACGGGCGCTTCGACAATCCGGGCACCCATTCCAGCCGCCCGCCATCCCGTATTTTGTATGCGTCCAGGGTGGTGTAGTTGCCGGAGCCTGCCGTGACCAGCGTGACCGCCAGTTCGGGCTGGCCGTCGCTATCCAGATCCTTTAGTTCTGCCTGGCGCAGTTCGCCGTCGCGCGGACGGATGATGCCGTCGGCATAGTCGCCGATCGACAGATCGCGGTACAGGCGGACGCTGTAGGTGCCGATAGAGGCCGGCTCGCCCGGTTCCTGGGCCACCACGACGGTGGCCGGCGCCTGGGCCAGCGGCACCACGATGGGCGCGGGCGCGGCCGCGTCGGCCGGGCTGGACGAACCCGCCCATTCGACCACGCTGGCATGGCTGCTGCGGCGGTCGACCAGGCACAGCATGGTCAGCGCCGCCCCTTTCATATGCGCTTGCGTAGCGGTGCCGCGGATCAGCAGGGCAGTTTGCCCCGAACGGTCGTCGAACTGCATGGGCATGCCCACTTGCTCGGTTTGCGCCAGGCCGGACGCCTGGGCGCACAGGCGCAGGGCCTTGTCTTCTTGCTGCTGCCAGGCGGCAGGCGAACTCGCCTGGGCCGCCGCAGCGACCAGGGTGGCGAGAAAAAGGCAGGCTGGGGCATGGCCAAGGCAGGGGGGCATGGGCGGCTCGTGTCGGGAAACAGGATGCTTATCGTGTAGCACGCGCCACGCCGGGTGTCCATGTGCCATAGGGCTTCTGCACACAGCGGTGTCAGGCACCCTGGCGGGAGCCAGACACCTGGCAAGCATCGTGTCAGGGGTCAGGCGCGAGTCAGCGATCTGGCAAACATCGTGTCAGGGGTCAGGCGCGAGTCAGCGATCTGGCAAGCATCGTGTCAGGGGTCTGGCGCGAGTCAGGGATCTGGCAAGCGTCGTATCAGGGGGTCTGGCGGGAGCCAGGGATCTGGCAAGCTCCGGCAGAGAGTGGGCACCTTGTACATGAAAAAGGCCCGCGCAAGGCGGGCCCAGGATGCCGGAAAGCCGGGGGCTTAATCGCGATCGCCGCCGAAAATGCCCAGTAGCATCAGCAGGTTCGAGAAGACGTTGTAGACGTCCAGGTAGATGGCCAGGGTGGCGGACACGTAATTGGTTTCGCCGCCGTTGACCACGCGCTGCAGGTCGACCAGCATGAAGGCCGAGAAAATGACCACGGCCAGCACCGAGATGGTGAGCATCAGGGCGGGCATTTGCAGGAAGATGTTGGCCAGCGCCGCCAGCAGGATGACCACCGCGCCGGTGAACAGCCACTTCTGCATGTTGGACAGGTCGCGCTTGATGGTGGTGGCCAGCGTGGCCATGGTGCCGAACACCACGGCGGTGCCGCCGAAGGCCGTCATGACCAGTTGCGCCCCGTTGCCCATGCCCAGCACGAAGCCCAGCAGGCGCGACAGCATGACGCCCATGAAGAACGTGAAGGCCAGCAGCAGCGTTACGCCCAGCGAGCTGTTTTTGTTTTTCTCGATGGCGAACATCAGGCCGAAGGCGCCCGCCAGGAACACGATGGCAGACAGCCCGGGGCTGGCCATCATGACCTGGTTCACGCCGGTGTACAGGCCTACCGCGGCACCCAGCACGGTGGGGATCAGCGACAGGGCCAGCAGCCAGTAGGTGTTGCGCAGCACCTTGTTGCGGACGACTTCGCCCGGCGCGCCGGCATAGCTGCCGGAGCGGTTGAAGGGAGAAGGACGGTATTCGTTCATGGACGGCTCCTGATTGCGGCAAAGGGGATTGCCCAATGGGGTTAGACGGTTAGGATACCTTACAGTTCCCTGAAAAATCTACTGTCAGGTGTTGCGTGGTTCAGCCCGGCCGCACGCCCCGTACCGCGCGCTCGATCAGGGCGGGCAGTTCGGCTTCGAGGCGGGCGCGCAGGCCGGCCGCGGCGTCGTCGACCGCGCGCTGCAAGGCTTGTTCCAGCTCGGCCTGCAGCGCCGCGCGCAGTACGGCGTCGCCGGCGGCGCCCGCGGCGGTGCTCCAGGCCGCCTGGGGCAGGCCCGCGCCGCCCGCGGCATCGGCTGGCAGGCCGGCGACCGAGTGGCCGGCAACCTGAGTCAGCACGGGCAGGTCGGCATCATGCGCGGCGGCGCCTGCCGTGCCAGACTCGGGCGCTAGGGTGGGCTCGGCGCGCTGCGTCAGGGTGGGGATGCCAGGGTCTGAATAGTGGGGCATGGGGACTCCTGGGGCCTATGCCGTGCGGCCGGCGAGGTCGTGGCTGTGCGGCGTGTGGCCGGCGGCCTGGTAGACACGCCAGCGCTGGCGCGCCGCCTGGCGGTCGGCGGGGTCGTCGGAGACGATTTCCAGCACGCGCGCGAATCCATCGTAGCCCGGCGGGCAGTCGTCGTCGAGGTTGAGCAGCCAGGGTTCGTCGCCCGCGGCGGCGGGCTGGGGCGCGGCCGCGGTCAGGATGACCGGCGTGTCGGCGGCCAGCGGGTCGGTCGCCAGCACATGGGGCACGAACGAGACGTCGTCGAACGCCCACAGCATGCGGTCGAACGCGGCCAGGCGGGCGCCGTCGGCGCAGTACACCACCAACCGCTGGCCCGCCTGGTAGCGCTTGCGGGCGGCCTGGCAGGCGGCCCGCAGGCGGTCGGCGGCGCCGAAGGCGAAGTCAATGCGCGTCATCGGCACAGCCGGGGCCGTCAGGCCTGGTCGAGCAGGAACTGCATCAGCAGGGGCACCGGGCGGCCGGTTGCGCCCTTGTCTTTGCCGCTGCGCCAGGCGGTGCCGGCGATGTCGAGGTGAGCCCAGCGATACGCCTTGGCAAAGCGCGACAGGAAGCACGCGGCGGTGACCGAGCCGGCCGGCGGGCCGCCTATGTTGGCCACGTCGGCGAAATTGGACTTGAGCTGGTCCTGGTAGGCGTCGTCCATGGGCATGCGCCAGGCGGTGTCGAGCGACTGGCGGCCAGCCGCCAGCAGCGCGTCGGCAAGCGCGTCGTCTTGCGTGAACAGGCCCGTGTTGACGTGCCCCAGCGCCACCACGCAGGCGCCGGTAAGCGTGGCGATGTCGACCACGGCCGACGGCTTGAAGCGTTCGGCGTAGGTGAGGGCGTCGCACAGTACCAGGCGGCCTTCGGCGTCGGTGTTGAGGATTTCGATGGTCTGGCCCGACATGCTGGTGACGATGTCGCCGGGCTTGTTGGCCTTCCCGCTGGGCAGGTTCTCGCAGGCGGCGATCAGGCCCACCACGTCGAGGGGCAGTTCGAGTTCGGCCAGGGCGCGGAAGGTGCCCAGCACGCTGGCCGCGCCGCACATGTCGTACTTCATTTCGTCCATGGTGGCGGCGGGCTTGAGCGAGATGCCGCCCGCATCGAAGGTGATGCCCTTGCCCACCAGCACCACCGGACCGGCCTTGGATTTCTTGGCGGGCTTGCCCGCATGGCGCAGCACGATGAAGCGCAGGGGCTCGTCGGAACCGCGCGCCACCGACAGGAACGAACCCATGCCCAGCGCCTCGACCTGCTTGCGGTCCAGCACCTCGACCTTCAGCGACTTGAACTCGCGCGCCAGTTTCCGGGCGGTGTCGCCGAGATAGGTGGGAGTGCACACGTTGCCGGGCAGGTTGCCCAGGGTGCGGGTGAGTTCCATGCCGTGGGCAATGGCGCTGCCTTCGCGCAAGCCCTGCTGGGTTTGCGCGGCTTCGCCGCGTTCGACCACCTGCACGATTTTCTTGAGCTTGGGGCGGGCGTCGCGGTCGGGTTTGCCGAACGTGGCGTCGTAGTGGTAGGTGGCGGCGCCGGCGGCGATGGCCGCCGAACGGGCACGGGCCCGGATGGGGGTATCGGCGATGGAGTTGGCGGCCAGCGTGGAAACGGCCTCGGTGATGCGGGCGGCCACGCATGCCGCCGCAAAACCTTGCTCGGCGGCGGCATGGGCGCGCGCGTTGTATTCGCTTTGCTTGCCCAGGCCCACCAGCACCACGCGCTGCGCCGACACGCCGGGCAGGGCGCGCAGCACCAGCGTGGCGCCGGGGCGGCCGCGGAACTCGGCCTTGACGACCTGGCGCACAGCATTGTTGCTGGCGCGGTCAATGACATCGGCGGCCGGGCTGAGTTCGCCATCGGCGTATACGCCCACGGCCAGCGCGGCCGTCTTGATCTGGTGCAGGGAAGCTGTGCTCTGTGTGCTAAATTCCATGGAGGATTCCCGTGTGCGTGGTGCAGTGCGGTTGATTATCCCGCATATTCTCACATGTCTCTATTCAAACGGTCTGTCGTCGCCGAGATCACCAGTCACGCGGGGGTGGTCTTTTCCACGCTGGTGGTAGTGTGGCTCAGCGTGCTGCTGGTGCGACTGCTTGGCGAGGCCGCCGGCGGCACGATCGGCGCCGATGTGGTGCTGGGCCTGGCGGCCTTTTCCACCATTACCGCGTTGCCCACCGTGCTGGCCGTGTCGCTGTTCATCGCGGTGCTTACCACCGTAACGCGCAATTACCGCGAATCGGAAATGGTGGTGTGGTTTGCCAGCGGGCTGTCGCTGGCCGACTGGCTGCGTCCGGTGCTGCGCGTGGCGATACCCGTGGCGGGGCTGGTGGCGGTGTTGACGCTGGTGGCGTCGCCGTGGGCCTATCGCCAGATCGCCGAATACCGCGAACGCTTCGAGCAGCGCTCCGACTTGTCCAAGGTCACGGCGGGGCAGTTCGCCGAATCGGGCGAAGGCCAGCGCGTGTTCTTCGCCGAAGAGCCCACCCAGGCGTCCGACGAACTGGGCAACGTGTTCGCGCGCGAAACCGGCCCCGAATGGCACAGCGTCATGACGGCCAGCAGCGCGCGCATCGAAACCGAACCCAATGGCGACCGCTTCCTGGTGCTGGGGCGCGGCCACCGCTACGACCTGAAACCCGGCACGCCCGAAATCCGCCTGGTCGATTTCGCCAAATATGGCGTGCGCCTGGAAAGCAAATCGGGCGATCCCATTGCCGAGGCGCGCGCGGCGGCCGAGCGTTCCAGCAAGGCCCGGCCCACGATGCAGCTGGTGGCCGACGACACCGACAGTTCCTGGTCGCAGATCATGTGGCGGGTGTCGATGCCGCTCGCGGCCCTGAACCTGGCGTTGCTGGCCATTCCGCTGGGCGCGGTGAACCCGCGCCTGGGGCGCTCGGGCGACCTGCTCATTGCCGGCCTGGTGGGCCTGCTGTACATGAACGTCATCAATCTGTCGCGTGCCTGGATCAGCAGCGGCAAGCTGCCCTTCGGCATCGGCGTCTGGGCCGTGCACGCGGTGGTGCTGGCGCTGGCGGGATACCTGTTGATGCGCCGCCTGCGCGTCAAGGCGCCGCGCCAGCAGTCGTCCTGAGCCTCACCGGGGCGCTAAGGCAGGTAATGCATGCCGCCCTGGCGGCCTGCCAGCAGCGGCGCGTTGCGCACGATCGAGCGGCGCATGAAATCCCATAGCACCGACATGCGCTTGAGCTTGTGCAGGTCTTCGTGGCAGTACATCCAGAAGCTGCGCGTGATGGCGATGTCGTCTTCCAGCACCGGCACCAGGCGCGCGTCCTGCGCGGCAATGAAACAGGGCAGAATGGCCAGCGAGCGTCCCTGCAGCGCCGCGTGGTACTGCGCCACGACGCTGGTGCTGCGCAACACGACCCGGCTGTCGGGCAGCAGGTCTTCCAGGTAGCGCAGCCGTTCGCTGAACAGCAGCTCGTCCACATAGCCGATGAAGGTATGGCCGGCCAGGTCGGCGCGCGTGGCGATGGGGGCATGGCGGGCCAGGTAGCCGGGGGTGCCGTACAGCCGCAGCGTGTAGTCGCACAGCTTGGTGCATACGTAAGGGCCGCGCTGCGGCCGCTCGATGGTGATGGCCAGGTCGGCCTCGCGCTTGGATAGGCTGACAAAGCGCGGCACCGGCAGGATGTCCAGGGTGATGTGCGGATAGCGGCGCTGGAAGTCGGCCGCCAGGGGCGTCAGCACATAGCTGCCGAAGCCTTCGGTGGCGCCGATGCGCAGGTGGCCCGACAGGGCCTGCCCGATGCCCGACAGGTTTTCGCGGGCCGTCTGCACCGCGCTTTCCATCTGCTCGGCGTACACGAACAGGCGCTGCCCGTCTTCGGTCAGCACAAACCCCGT
Proteins encoded in this region:
- a CDS encoding DNA polymerase III subunit chi, coding for MTRIDFAFGAADRLRAACQAARKRYQAGQRLVVYCADGARLAAFDRMLWAFDDVSFVPHVLATDPLAADTPVILTAAAPQPAAAGDEPWLLNLDDDCPPGYDGFARVLEIVSDDPADRQAARQRWRVYQAAGHTPHSHDLAGRTA
- a CDS encoding PliI family lysozyme inhibitor of I-type lysozyme, whose product is MPPCLGHAPACLFLATLVAAAAQASSPAAWQQQEDKALRLCAQASGLAQTEQVGMPMQFDDRSGQTALLIRGTATQAHMKGAALTMLCLVDRRSSHASVVEWAGSSSPADAAAPAPIVVPLAQAPATVVVAQEPGEPASIGTYSVRLYRDLSIGDYADGIIRPRDGELRQAELKDLDSDGQPELAVTLVTAGSGNYTTLDAYKIRDGGRLEWVPGLSKRP
- a CDS encoding LysR family transcriptional regulator codes for the protein MLDWDSLRYFLEVARTQRVSAAARRLGVEHTTVARRIRALEAELDSLLFEKSRSTGFVLTEDGQRLFVYAEQMESAVQTARENLSGIGQALSGHLRIGATEGFGSYVLTPLAADFQRRYPHITLDILPVPRFVSLSKREADLAITIERPQRGPYVCTKLCDYTLRLYGTPGYLARHAPIATRADLAGHTFIGYVDELLFSERLRYLEDLLPDSRVVLRSTSVVAQYHAALQGRSLAILPCFIAAQDARLVPVLEDDIAITRSFWMYCHEDLHKLKRMSVLWDFMRRSIVRNAPLLAGRQGGMHYLP
- the lptF gene encoding LPS export ABC transporter permease LptF, producing the protein MSLFKRSVVAEITSHAGVVFSTLVVVWLSVLLVRLLGEAAGGTIGADVVLGLAAFSTITALPTVLAVSLFIAVLTTVTRNYRESEMVVWFASGLSLADWLRPVLRVAIPVAGLVAVLTLVASPWAYRQIAEYRERFEQRSDLSKVTAGQFAESGEGQRVFFAEEPTQASDELGNVFARETGPEWHSVMTASSARIETEPNGDRFLVLGRGHRYDLKPGTPEIRLVDFAKYGVRLESKSGDPIAEARAAAERSSKARPTMQLVADDTDSSWSQIMWRVSMPLAALNLALLAIPLGAVNPRLGRSGDLLIAGLVGLLYMNVINLSRAWISSGKLPFGIGVWAVHAVVLALAGYLLMRRLRVKAPRQQSS
- the lepB gene encoding signal peptidase I, with amino-acid sequence MSWNFALILFVLLVVTGIIWVLDVAVLRRRRAQRAQAAADGVDTAYAADPQEAARLRQEAAAAAGRIPWWVEYAVSFFPVILFVFVLRSFVVEPFRIPSGSMLPTLQSGDLILVNKYSYGIRLPIIDKKVVEVGAPQRGDVVVFRYPVDPTVDYIKRIVGLPGDEVAYVDKKLYVNGQLVPHQRDGEYFEPDRVSYIAQYKEKLGDVSHDILLDEGKSQIYGPIWKFPGLSNCDYARNGVRCKVPEGHYFAMGDNRDNSADSRYWGFVPDANIVGKAFFIWMNFSDLSRIGSFN
- a CDS encoding leucyl aminopeptidase; translated protein: MEFSTQSTASLHQIKTAALAVGVYADGELSPAADVIDRASNNAVRQVVKAEFRGRPGATLVLRALPGVSAQRVVLVGLGKQSEYNARAHAAAEQGFAAACVAARITEAVSTLAANSIADTPIRARARSAAIAAGAATYHYDATFGKPDRDARPKLKKIVQVVERGEAAQTQQGLREGSAIAHGMELTRTLGNLPGNVCTPTYLGDTARKLAREFKSLKVEVLDRKQVEALGMGSFLSVARGSDEPLRFIVLRHAGKPAKKSKAGPVVLVGKGITFDAGGISLKPAATMDEMKYDMCGAASVLGTFRALAELELPLDVVGLIAACENLPSGKANKPGDIVTSMSGQTIEILNTDAEGRLVLCDALTYAERFKPSAVVDIATLTGACVVALGHVNTGLFTQDDALADALLAAGRQSLDTAWRMPMDDAYQDQLKSNFADVANIGGPPAGSVTAACFLSRFAKAYRWAHLDIAGTAWRSGKDKGATGRPVPLLMQFLLDQA
- the era gene encoding GTPase Era, whose translation is MSNTPFRTGFVAVVGRPNVGKSTLTNALIGSKISIVSRKAQTTRHRIHGVLTREHEQFVFVDTPGFQTRHGGAMNRMMNRVVTQALAEVDVVVHVVEAGKWTDGDAKLLPLLPDARRTILVVSKIDAVKRRDELFAFVSKIVAQHPYDAVVPVSAVKSQQLDQLLDEIAARLPEGEPLFEEDTLTDRPMRFIAAELLREKIFRLVGDELPYGCTVVIEQWEETDKNLRVAACVVVERDSHRPILLGAGGVHMKRIATEARQDIAKLVDKPVHLEVYIKVRKGWSDRESALRDLGYE
- a CDS encoding Bax inhibitor-1/YccA family protein is translated as MNEYRPSPFNRSGSYAGAPGEVVRNKVLRNTYWLLALSLIPTVLGAAVGLYTGVNQVMMASPGLSAIVFLAGAFGLMFAIEKNKNSSLGVTLLLAFTFFMGVMLSRLLGFVLGMGNGAQLVMTAFGGTAVVFGTMATLATTIKRDLSNMQKWLFTGAVVILLAALANIFLQMPALMLTISVLAVVIFSAFMLVDLQRVVNGGETNYVSATLAIYLDVYNVFSNLLMLLGIFGGDRD
- the rnc gene encoding ribonuclease III; translation: MSLATLETRLDHRFGNAALLEQALTHRSHSARHNERLEFLGDSVLNFVVAAMLFERFPKLDEGDLSRLRANLVKQASLADIGQRLELSQYLRLGEGELKSGGFRRPSILADAVEAIFGAAFLDGGFDTARKVIVRQYQPVLASVDPKTLGKDAKTLLQEFLQGRKLALPLYTVVATHGAAHSQQFEVECAIPALEIKVVAPGASRRAAEQSAAKLALEAAQAASPARAVRKQGKARKAAQLSLPVAVAQEVK
- the recO gene encoding DNA repair protein RecO, with the translated sequence MSRRAHRVQDCAAYMLHATAWRETSLIVQSFSREHGCVALVAKGAKRPYSVLRPVLSAFQPLLLSWSGAGEVKTLTRAEVAGLRPLAGTALMSAWYMNELLLRLLPREDAHPALFDAYDTALQQLAGGTRAAGALRRFEWTLLRETGYGIDQEAPDFDDPAIEPALRRDLRERLAANLAGRPLATRRVLLDLQKL